TTCTAAATTCCGTCTGGGTTTTCTCAAGTTTCTTTTTACTTGCGTCAGATCTATCAAGAGATCTTTCAATAGCTTCTTTAAGGGGGTTCCAATCTATGCAAGGAAACTTACTAAGAGCAGCGTCAATAAAATATTTATGATATTTGTCAATAATCTTTTTCGCGTCAAAATAGTCGTTGTGACGTTTTTTATCATTTTCAATGATGCCAGTTTCTTTGATTTTTTCAAGTGTTTTTCCCATTGGCTTCAATTCAAAGCGCAGGGTTTTGGAAACTGGGTAAAGTCCAGTGAACTGGGAGAAGTATGTATTTAGGTTCATTTTTGCCTCTATATATTATTCTTTTTCAATATAACATCTTTACACGACAAATACTGACATTCAACTTATTTTTCAAAAAAAATCCCCCCCCATCATCGAGCCGTGCTTCATAAGGCAAGGTGATTCCATTTTTCTTCTGCCTATACCATATCGTTAGCCTACTCCTTGGTGTTTTTTCCGCTTTGCCAGCGTGCTTGAGCAGGTTATGCCTGCACTCTTCGGCGTTCACGATTTGTTCACAGTACGTTTTTATCAAATCGGAACGGATGTTTTCAATAATCGGCTAACCCCATTCGTAATTACTTCGGAAATTGCTCTTAAACTTTTGTAGAAGCACTTTCCCACTTTTGGGAATGCTCTTAAACTTTTGTAGAAGTACTTTCCCACTTTTGGGAAAGCTCTTAAACTTTTGTAGAAGCACTTTCCCACTTTTGGGAAAGCTCTTAAACTTTTGTAGAAGTACTTTCCCACTTTTGGGAAAGCTCTTAAACTTTTGTAGAAGCACTTTTCCACTTTTGGGAAAGCTCTTAAACTTTTGTAGAAGCACTTTCCCACTTTGGGGAAAGCTCTTAAACTTTTGTAGAAGCACTTTCCCACTTTGGGGAAAGCTCTTAAACTTTTGTAGAAGCACTTTCCCACTTTGGGGAAAGCTCTCAAACTTTTGTAGAAGCACTTTCCCACTTTTGGGAAAGCTCTCAAACTTTTGTAGAAGCACTTTTCCACTTTCGGGAAAGCTCTCAAACTTTTGTAGAAGCACTTTCCCGTTCCTAAAATCATTTTTTAAACAAGTTTTTACAAATAAAACACTATTTTACACAAACTTGACAAAACTTGTACAAAATCAAGCAAAAATAGAGCAACCAGCTATGCAACCGGCACATCTAATTTGTTGAAAGGTGGTTAGAAAGCCTTTCAGAAACAAAAACCATAAACCTTCTAGAACGAGGATAAAATAATGATGAAAATCAATACTATCAGCAACAAGAAATTACGCAACGAAGAATTTTTGGGTCTCCACAAGAATTTCGTTGAACTGACAGCCAACATCACTGCAGAAGAAATTTTAACGCCTATCGAAGCTTACCGTACCGCCGTGACTGAATTTGCAAATTCGATTGAGGTTTCCGTTGACGATAGTGCTGCAAGCATTGCTGCCCGCCTTGACAAGGAACGCAACATTGCCTACACCGCCTGCAAGAACTTTGTGAAGAGTATCAAGCTTCTCCCCGACAGCGAAATGCAGGCCATCGGCTCGGCGCTCTGGAAACTCATTACCGAAAACGCGGACCCGCTCAAGCTTAATCAGGACCAGTCTACCGGTATTTACGAGAACCTTATCGCAGGCTTCAAGAACACCGGCAACGATACCCTGAGCAAATGCGGATTCAAGCCATACCTCGAAAATCTTGAACGCAAGCAAGCCGAATACTTGAACGCCGTGCAGACGCGCAACAAGGAACTTGCCTCAAAAGAAACTGGTGTCAACAAGATCTATCGAAAAAAATGCCTGGAAGCGTTCAACCTTGTAGCCACACTCGCCATAGTGAAGGCTACAGTCAACAAAGACGAGGCCTGCACGCAGTTTATAAAGGCAATCAACCACCACATCGACCAGAAAAAGGTGCAGCTCAAAATTCGCAAGGGAAAGAGTAAAGCTACCGTAACGCCAGAAACCGCGGTAGCCAAGCTCCATACCGAAACGAAGGAAGAGGAAAATGCCGCATAACATTAAGCCACACAATTCATACAAAATAGCTCCCGCCTGATGAAGAATCAAGCGGGAGTTTTTTTTACAAATTACAGTTAAACGCGGTTAGAACTGTATGGATCCTCCTAACGGAGGATGACGGTTGCTATTATGCAATCTAAATTTGTACATTCATGGTTCGAAAATCAAAGGCACATGCTTGCTGTTACTTGATAGCATCGCCTGACGATGAAGCCTTAAGCTCAAGAATCTTGCTTTCAGGCAGATGCGAATACTTGACAATTTTCTCGATAGGTTCGTTATTGGAAAGCATATCGAGAGCCATTTCAATACGGCCTTTTTCAAGGCCTTTAATCTCACCTTCAGCACGTCCTTTTTCAAGTCCCTGTTCATGGCCCTGTTCATGGCCCTGTTCAAGACCCTGTTCAAGACCCTGTTTAAGCCCCTGTTTAAGCCCCTGTTCAAGACCTTTCTTTAAGCCTTTCTCAA
The nucleotide sequence above comes from Fibrobacter succinogenes. Encoded proteins:
- a CDS encoding DUF6261 family protein, coding for MMKINTISNKKLRNEEFLGLHKNFVELTANITAEEILTPIEAYRTAVTEFANSIEVSVDDSAASIAARLDKERNIAYTACKNFVKSIKLLPDSEMQAIGSALWKLITENADPLKLNQDQSTGIYENLIAGFKNTGNDTLSKCGFKPYLENLERKQAEYLNAVQTRNKELASKETGVNKIYRKKCLEAFNLVATLAIVKATVNKDEACTQFIKAINHHIDQKKVQLKIRKGKSKATVTPETAVAKLHTETKEEENAA